The Streptomyces sp. HSG2 genome has a segment encoding these proteins:
- a CDS encoding molybdopterin-dependent oxidoreductase: MKRVSLAGLAGLVSGGAALVAAETTAVVLHPGSGPLAAVGGAVIDATPTAVKTWAIRRFGTDDKAVLLVGMLLVLALCAFCWGALGLRRRWAAPAGALLLAALGMIAALTRPDSRSVAEAVPSLVGGAVGTWLLLHLIGRLDGPRGTPVSPGSGSEAHWDRRGFVASATVAAAASVGASVLARSLGEARAGDALASRAALELPAAGSPAKPVAEGVERRVPGTKPFLTPTRDFYRVDTALVVPRVDAGTWRLRLRGTGVRRPLRLSFADLLDRELVERDITLTCVSNEIGGPYVGNARWIGVRLADLLREAGVAPPSRGGPADQLVSRSVDGMTLGTPLEDVMDGRDALLAVGMNGEPLPFAHGFPARMVVPGLYGYVSACKWVTDLELTTFADYDPYWVKRGWARRAPVKTQSRIDTPKPFARPRSGTVMVAGVAWAQRRGVERVELRVDDGPWRTVDLAEEHTRDTWRQWSFPWAATPGNHTLTVRATDGTGERQTRRRAPTVPDGASGWHSVIVTVD; encoded by the coding sequence GTGAAGCGGGTGTCCCTCGCCGGGCTCGCCGGCCTGGTGTCGGGGGGCGCGGCGCTGGTCGCGGCCGAGACGACGGCCGTGGTTCTCCACCCCGGGTCCGGCCCACTCGCGGCGGTCGGGGGCGCCGTGATCGACGCTACGCCGACCGCGGTGAAGACCTGGGCGATCCGGCGGTTCGGCACCGACGACAAGGCGGTGCTCCTCGTCGGGATGCTGCTCGTCCTGGCGCTGTGCGCCTTCTGCTGGGGGGCGTTGGGCCTGCGGCGTCGATGGGCGGCCCCCGCCGGCGCGCTGCTCCTCGCCGCCCTCGGCATGATCGCCGCGCTGACCCGCCCGGACTCGCGGTCGGTCGCGGAGGCCGTTCCCTCGCTCGTCGGAGGGGCCGTCGGGACCTGGCTCCTCCTCCACCTGATCGGCCGGCTGGACGGGCCGCGAGGAACCCCGGTGTCGCCGGGGAGCGGGAGCGAGGCGCACTGGGACCGGAGGGGCTTCGTGGCCTCCGCGACCGTCGCCGCCGCCGCGTCGGTCGGGGCCTCGGTCCTGGCCAGGTCCCTCGGCGAGGCCCGCGCGGGAGACGCGCTGGCGTCACGGGCCGCGCTGGAGCTGCCGGCGGCGGGTTCGCCCGCGAAACCGGTCGCCGAGGGCGTCGAGCGGCGCGTCCCCGGCACGAAGCCCTTCCTCACCCCGACCCGCGACTTCTACCGTGTGGACACCGCTCTGGTCGTCCCGAGGGTGGACGCCGGCACCTGGCGGTTGCGTCTGCGCGGAACGGGCGTGCGACGCCCGCTGCGGCTGTCGTTCGCCGACCTCCTCGACCGTGAACTGGTCGAACGGGACATCACGTTGACCTGCGTGTCCAACGAGATCGGCGGCCCCTACGTCGGCAACGCGCGATGGATCGGCGTCCGCCTGGCCGACCTGCTGCGCGAGGCGGGCGTGGCCCCGCCTTCCCGAGGCGGGCCCGCGGATCAGCTGGTGTCCCGGTCCGTCGACGGGATGACGCTGGGCACCCCCCTGGAGGACGTCATGGACGGCCGTGACGCCCTGCTCGCCGTCGGCATGAACGGCGAACCGCTCCCGTTCGCACACGGCTTTCCCGCCCGCATGGTGGTCCCGGGGCTGTACGGCTACGTGTCCGCGTGCAAGTGGGTCACCGATCTCGAACTGACCACCTTCGCCGACTACGACCCGTACTGGGTGAAACGCGGATGGGCTCGCCGAGCCCCCGTCAAGACCCAGTCGCGCATCGACACCCCCAAGCCCTTCGCTCGCCCCCGGTCCGGGACCGTGATGGTCGCCGGAGTCGCCTGGGCCCAGCGCCGGGGAGTCGAGCGTGTCGAACTCCGCGTCGACGACGGCCCCTGGAGGACGGTCGACCTCGCCGAGGAGCACACGCGGGACACCTGGCGGCAGTGGTCGTTCCCCTGGGCCGCCACCCCCGGGAACCACACCCTGACCGTCCGCGCCACCGACGGCACAGGGGAGAGACAGACACGCCGGCGTGCCCCCACGGTCCCGGACGGTGCGAGCGGATGGCACTCCGTGATCGTCACCGTCGACTAG
- a CDS encoding fasciclin domain-containing protein, which produces MNSPRVRRHAVALATAALLPLALAACGSEDGSESAADKAGSASAERESSPARSAAAGEGPFGPACASVPQDGAGSFDGMAQDPVATAASNNPALSTLVTAVEKAGLVDTLNNAEDITVFAPTNDAFEKIPAADLEKVLNDEEALTDILTYHVVGERLTPRQLESGSFETLQKGMVTTAGSGESYTVNDTATVVCGSVTTANATVHIIDTVLMPN; this is translated from the coding sequence ATGAACAGCCCCCGCGTTCGCCGCCACGCCGTCGCCCTGGCCACGGCCGCCCTCCTGCCGCTCGCGCTGGCCGCCTGCGGCAGCGAGGACGGGTCCGAATCGGCCGCGGACAAGGCGGGTTCGGCATCGGCCGAGCGGGAGTCGTCGCCCGCCAGGAGCGCCGCTGCGGGCGAGGGCCCCTTCGGCCCGGCGTGCGCTTCGGTGCCGCAGGACGGTGCCGGGTCCTTCGACGGCATGGCCCAGGACCCCGTCGCCACCGCCGCGTCGAACAACCCCGCCCTGTCCACGCTGGTCACGGCGGTCGAGAAAGCGGGCTTGGTGGACACTCTCAACAACGCCGAGGACATCACCGTCTTCGCTCCCACGAACGACGCCTTCGAGAAGATCCCGGCGGCCGACCTGGAGAAGGTCCTCAACGACGAGGAGGCGCTGACGGACATCCTCACCTACCACGTCGTCGGCGAGCGCCTGACTCCTCGGCAGTTGGAGAGCGGTTCCTTCGAGACCCTGCAGAAGGGCATGGTCACCACGGCGGGCTCGGGCGAGTCCTACACGGTCAACGACACCGCGACCGTGGTCTGCGGAAGTGTGACCACGGCCAACGCGACCGTCCACATCATCGACACGGTCCTGATGCCGAACTAG
- a CDS encoding ATP-dependent RecD-like DNA helicase — translation MPHQSPSEPGERPRAVLEGVLERVTYANEENGYTVARVDTGRGAGDLLTVVGALLGAQVGESLRMEGRWGSHPQYGKQFQVDNYTTVLPATVQGIRRYLGSGLVKGIGPVFADRITRHFGLDTLAIIEEEPKRLIEVPGLGPKRTRKISDAWEEQKAIKEVMLFLQSVEVSTSVAVRIYKKYGDASISVVKNRPYRLAADVWGIGFLTADRIARSVGIPHDSPERVKAGLQYALSQATDQGNCFLPEERLIADAVKLLQVDTGLVIECLAELARPGEEDEEPGVVRERVPGPDGGEPVTAVYLVPFHRAELSLSGQLLRLLRAEEDRMPAFRDVDWERAMGWLKGRTGVELAPEQEAAVRLALSEKVAVLTGGPGCGKSFTVRSIVELARAKRAKVVLAAPTGRAAKRLAELTGAEASTVHRLLELRPGGDAAYDRDRPLEADLVVVDEASMLDLLLANKLAKAVPPGAHLLFVGDVDQLPSVGAGEVLRDLLAEAGPIPAVRLTRVFRQAQQSGVVTNAHRINAGRPPVTEGMKDFFLFVEDDTEETGRLTVDVAARRVPAKFGLDPRRDVQVLAPMHRGPAGAGTLNGLLQQAITPGRPDIPEKRFGGRVFRVGDKVTQIRNNYEKGENGVFNGTVGVVVSLDPVEQRLTVRTDEDEEVPYDFDELDELAHAYAVTIHRSQGSEYPAVVIPVTTGAWMMLQRNLLYTAVTRAKGLVVLVGSRRAIGQAVRTVSAGRRCTALAFRLAGARGGADVGEISAGTP, via the coding sequence ATGCCCCATCAGTCCCCGTCGGAGCCCGGTGAGCGGCCTCGGGCCGTGTTGGAGGGTGTCCTGGAGCGCGTCACCTACGCCAACGAGGAGAACGGCTACACCGTCGCCCGTGTCGACACCGGCCGGGGTGCCGGCGATCTGCTCACCGTGGTCGGTGCCCTGCTCGGCGCGCAGGTCGGAGAGTCCCTGCGGATGGAGGGGCGTTGGGGGTCGCATCCGCAGTACGGCAAGCAGTTCCAGGTGGACAACTACACGACCGTGCTGCCCGCGACCGTGCAGGGCATCCGTCGGTATCTCGGCTCCGGGCTGGTGAAGGGGATCGGCCCGGTCTTCGCCGACCGGATCACCCGGCACTTCGGGCTCGACACGCTCGCGATCATCGAGGAGGAGCCGAAGCGGCTGATCGAGGTCCCCGGTCTCGGGCCCAAGCGGACGCGGAAGATCTCCGACGCCTGGGAGGAGCAGAAGGCGATCAAGGAGGTCATGCTCTTCCTCCAGTCCGTGGAGGTGTCGACCTCCGTCGCCGTGCGGATCTACAAGAAATACGGGGACGCCTCGATCTCCGTCGTGAAGAACCGCCCCTACCGGCTCGCGGCCGACGTGTGGGGCATCGGTTTCCTCACCGCCGACCGCATCGCCCGGTCCGTCGGCATCCCGCACGACAGTCCGGAACGGGTCAAGGCCGGTCTCCAGTACGCCCTGTCGCAGGCCACCGACCAGGGGAACTGTTTCCTCCCTGAGGAGCGCCTGATCGCCGACGCCGTCAAGCTGCTCCAGGTCGACACCGGCCTCGTCATCGAGTGCCTCGCCGAACTGGCCCGGCCGGGGGAGGAGGACGAGGAGCCGGGTGTCGTGCGCGAGCGGGTGCCCGGCCCGGACGGTGGGGAACCCGTCACCGCCGTGTACCTCGTCCCCTTCCACCGTGCGGAGCTGTCCCTGTCCGGCCAGTTGCTGAGGCTGTTGCGCGCGGAGGAGGATCGGATGCCGGCCTTCCGGGACGTCGACTGGGAGCGCGCGATGGGGTGGCTCAAGGGGCGCACGGGGGTGGAGCTGGCGCCCGAGCAGGAGGCGGCGGTCCGACTCGCGCTGAGCGAGAAGGTGGCGGTCCTGACCGGTGGTCCGGGCTGTGGCAAGTCCTTCACCGTCCGCTCGATCGTGGAGTTGGCCCGTGCCAAGCGGGCCAAGGTCGTCCTCGCCGCGCCGACGGGCCGTGCGGCCAAGCGGCTGGCCGAGCTGACCGGCGCGGAGGCGTCCACCGTCCACCGGCTGTTGGAGCTCAGGCCCGGCGGCGACGCCGCCTACGACCGGGACCGGCCCTTGGAGGCCGACCTCGTGGTGGTGGACGAGGCGTCCATGCTGGACCTGTTGCTCGCCAACAAGCTGGCCAAGGCGGTGCCGCCCGGCGCCCACCTGCTCTTCGTCGGCGACGTGGACCAGCTGCCCAGCGTCGGCGCGGGGGAGGTGCTGCGCGACCTGTTGGCCGAGGCCGGGCCGATTCCCGCCGTCCGACTCACGCGGGTGTTCCGGCAGGCCCAGCAGTCCGGTGTGGTCACCAACGCGCACCGGATCAACGCGGGCCGACCCCCCGTGACCGAGGGCATGAAGGACTTCTTCCTCTTCGTCGAGGACGACACCGAGGAGACCGGGCGCCTCACCGTGGACGTGGCGGCCCGCCGTGTCCCGGCCAAGTTCGGGCTCGATCCCCGACGGGACGTCCAGGTCCTGGCGCCCATGCACCGCGGCCCGGCGGGCGCCGGAACGCTCAACGGGCTGCTCCAACAGGCGATCACTCCCGGCCGGCCGGACATCCCCGAGAAGCGCTTCGGCGGGCGGGTCTTCCGGGTCGGGGACAAGGTCACCCAGATCCGCAACAACTACGAGAAGGGCGAGAACGGTGTCTTCAACGGCACCGTGGGCGTCGTCGTCTCGCTGGACCCGGTCGAGCAGCGCCTGACGGTCCGGACGGACGAGGACGAGGAGGTGCCCTACGACTTCGACGAGCTGGACGAGTTGGCGCATGCCTACGCCGTGACCATCCACCGCTCCCAGGGCAGCGAGTACCCGGCGGTGGTGATCCCGGTGACGACGGGGGCCTGGATGATGCTTCAGCGCAACCTCCTGTACACGGCGGTCACCCGGGCCAAGGGGCTGGTGGTCCTGGTCGGCTCGCGCAGAGCGATCGGGCAGGCGGTGCGTACGGTGTCGGCGGGCAGGCGCTGCACGGCGCTGGCCTTCCGGCTGGCCGGTGCGCGCGGCGGCGCCGACGTCGGGGAGATCTCCGCCGGCACGCCGTGA
- a CDS encoding citrate synthase has translation MSDNSVVLRYGDGEYTYPVVDSTVGDQGFDIGKLRAQTGLVTLDSGYGNTAAYKSAITYLDGEQGILRYRGYPIEQLAERSTFLEVAYLLIDGELPTAEQLTGFQNDVTQHTLLHEDVKNFYRGFPRDAHPMAMLSSVVSALSTFYQDSHNPFDERQRGLSTIRLLAKLPTIAAYAYKKSIGHPFVYPRNDLGYVENFLRMTFSVPAQEYELDPVVVAALDKLLILHADHEQNCSTSTVRLVGSSQANMFASISAGINALWGPLHGGANQSVLEMLEGIRDSGGDVDTFIRKVKNKEDGVRLMGFGHRVYKNFDPRAKIIKAAAHDVLGALGKSDELLDIALKLEEHALSDDYFVSRSLYPNVDFYTGLIYRAMGFPTEMFTVLFAMGRLPGWIAQWHEMIKEPGSRIGRPRQIYTGVVERDFVPVGER, from the coding sequence GTGAGCGACAACTCTGTAGTACTGCGGTACGGCGACGGCGAGTACACCTACCCGGTGGTCGACAGCACCGTGGGTGACCAGGGCTTCGACATCGGGAAGCTCCGTGCCCAGACGGGCCTGGTGACCCTGGACAGCGGGTACGGCAACACCGCCGCCTACAAGTCCGCCATCACGTACCTGGACGGCGAGCAGGGCATCCTGCGGTACCGCGGCTATCCCATCGAGCAACTGGCCGAGCGTTCCACCTTCCTGGAGGTCGCCTACCTGCTGATCGACGGCGAGCTGCCCACCGCCGAGCAGCTGACCGGCTTCCAGAACGACGTCACGCAGCACACCCTGCTGCACGAGGACGTCAAGAACTTCTACCGGGGCTTCCCGCGTGACGCGCACCCGATGGCCATGCTGTCGTCGGTCGTCTCCGCACTGTCCACCTTCTACCAGGACAGTCACAACCCGTTCGACGAGCGGCAGCGCGGCCTCTCGACGATCAGGCTGCTCGCCAAGCTCCCGACGATCGCCGCGTACGCCTACAAGAAGTCGATCGGCCACCCCTTCGTCTACCCGCGCAACGACCTCGGGTACGTCGAGAACTTCCTGCGGATGACCTTCTCGGTGCCGGCGCAGGAGTACGAGCTGGACCCGGTCGTCGTCGCGGCCCTCGACAAGCTGTTGATCCTGCACGCGGACCACGAGCAGAACTGCTCGACGTCCACGGTGCGGCTGGTCGGCTCCTCGCAGGCGAACATGTTCGCCTCCATCTCCGCCGGCATCAACGCGCTCTGGGGCCCGCTGCACGGCGGTGCCAACCAGTCCGTGTTGGAGATGCTGGAGGGCATTCGCGACTCGGGCGGCGACGTCGACACCTTCATCCGCAAGGTGAAGAACAAGGAGGACGGCGTCCGCCTGATGGGCTTCGGCCACCGGGTCTACAAGAACTTCGACCCCAGAGCCAAGATCATCAAGGCCGCCGCCCACGATGTGCTCGGCGCTCTCGGCAAGTCCGACGAACTGCTGGACATCGCCCTGAAGCTGGAGGAGCACGCCCTCAGCGACGACTACTTCGTCTCGCGGAGCCTCTACCCGAACGTCGACTTCTACACCGGTCTGATCTACCGGGCCATGGGCTTCCCCACCGAGATGTTCACGGTCCTGTTCGCCATGGGGCGCCTCCCGGGCTGGATCGCCCAGTGGCACGAGATGATCAAGGAGCCGGGCTCTCGGATCGGCCGGCCCCGTCAGATCTACACCGGCGTCGTCGAGCGCGATTTCGTGCCCGTCGGCGAGCGCTGA
- a CDS encoding heavy-metal-associated domain-containing protein codes for MTTQTDTSGSVTTVYRVSGMTCAHCEGAVSEEIAGISGVDSVRAAASSGEVTVVSAAPLDREAVRAAVEEAGYELVDAAAS; via the coding sequence TTGACCACCCAGACCGACACCTCGGGTTCCGTCACCACCGTCTACCGGGTGAGCGGGATGACCTGCGCCCACTGTGAAGGCGCCGTCTCGGAGGAGATCGCGGGGATCTCGGGCGTCGACTCGGTCCGGGCCGCCGCCTCCTCCGGGGAGGTCACCGTCGTCTCGGCCGCGCCGCTGGACCGGGAGGCCGTTCGGGCGGCCGTCGAGGAGGCGGGGTACGAATTGGTGGACGCCGCCGCCTCGTGA
- a CDS encoding MerR family transcriptional regulator: protein MIDRRLWSYQDIAAHIRVRPDTVRSYRKHGLLPPPDHVESGKPYWYADTIRAWVASRPGNRRRRD from the coding sequence GTGATCGACCGCCGACTCTGGTCCTACCAGGACATCGCCGCGCACATCCGGGTCAGGCCGGACACCGTGCGCTCGTACCGCAAGCACGGACTGTTGCCTCCTCCGGACCACGTCGAGTCGGGGAAGCCGTACTGGTACGCCGACACCATCCGGGCATGGGTCGCCTCGCGCCCGGGGAACCGCCGGAGACGGGATTGA
- a CDS encoding alpha/beta fold hydrolase, whose product MDLRLPGPPRTRGPRRRPWRIVTALAALAVLVGAGTWTTGAAAEEAAVSRADRVVTMPDGVRLDTSYFTAGPPDRRPAVLLAHGFGGDKEDMTGRAEELARAGYAVLTWSARGFGASTGRIGLNDPDTEVADVSRLIDWLADRPEVLLDDGRDPRVGIAGASYGGAVALLAAGHDDRVDAIAPALTYWDLADALFPDGVFKKLWAGVFVNTGGGCEAFQEPLCRMYERVAASGVPDQEAVDLLRRRSPVAVADSIDVPTLLVQGQSDSLFPLDQADSAAAAIESNGAPVHVDWVAGGHDGGDRESARIDARVTAWFDRHLKGDPGADTGPVFRVSRSGGVDSTDGEARLRGAAADAYPGLTGDPEPVPLTGEEQTFANPAGANPPAVSGLPGLGGGALSRLSALGVGVALDFPGQHATFTSDPLADDLRVTGAPEVTVRVRSTGEDAVLFAKFYDVAPDGAGQVLPSQLVAPVRLEGTGSGREATLTLPAIDHEIERGHRIRLVLAATDLAYASPLAPARYTVSLAGDLLVPTAPGITTAAATLPSWVWWLPPAGAALALSLVLTVRRRGATPAPDLASAEVPLEITGLSKRYAGSADRYAVRDLSFRVDRGQVLGLLGPNGAGKTTTLRMLMGLIRPDEGEIRVFGHAVRPGAPVLSRVGAFVEGAGFLPHLSGRENLELYWRATGRPAEDAHLTEALEIAGLGDALARAVRTYSQGMRQRLAIAQAMLGMPDLLILDEPTNGLDPPQIREMREVMVRYAAAGRTVIVSSHLLSEVEQSCTHLVVMDRGRLVRTGPVEEIVGSGDTLAVRTGRVVDDALVEAVAGLPGVASAVASEDGLVVRLGADGSASPLVAELVRLGVPVESVGPHRRLEDAFLTLIGGPS is encoded by the coding sequence ATGGATCTTCGACTGCCCGGTCCGCCCCGAACACGCGGGCCCCGACGGCGCCCCTGGCGGATCGTCACCGCCCTGGCCGCACTCGCCGTGCTGGTCGGGGCCGGTACCTGGACGACCGGCGCCGCGGCGGAAGAGGCGGCGGTGAGCCGCGCCGATCGGGTCGTGACCATGCCCGACGGAGTCCGCCTGGACACCTCCTACTTCACCGCGGGCCCTCCCGACCGCAGACCGGCCGTGCTGCTGGCCCACGGCTTCGGCGGGGACAAGGAGGACATGACCGGCCGCGCGGAGGAACTCGCCAGGGCCGGTTACGCGGTCCTCACCTGGTCCGCGCGCGGTTTCGGGGCTTCCACCGGGCGCATCGGGCTCAACGACCCCGACACGGAGGTCGCCGACGTCTCCCGGCTGATCGACTGGCTCGCCGACCGCCCCGAGGTCCTCCTCGACGACGGGAGGGACCCCCGCGTGGGCATCGCCGGCGCCTCCTACGGCGGCGCCGTGGCCCTCCTCGCCGCCGGGCACGACGACCGGGTGGACGCCATCGCCCCCGCCCTCACCTACTGGGACCTGGCCGACGCGCTCTTCCCCGACGGCGTCTTCAAGAAGCTCTGGGCAGGCGTCTTCGTCAACACCGGTGGCGGGTGCGAGGCGTTCCAGGAGCCCCTCTGCCGGATGTACGAGAGGGTCGCCGCCTCGGGCGTCCCGGACCAGGAGGCCGTCGACCTCCTCCGGCGACGCAGCCCGGTGGCCGTCGCCGACTCCATCGACGTTCCGACCCTGCTGGTCCAGGGCCAGTCCGACTCGCTCTTCCCGCTCGACCAGGCCGACTCCGCCGCGGCGGCCATCGAGTCCAACGGGGCACCCGTCCACGTCGACTGGGTCGCCGGCGGACACGACGGCGGCGACCGGGAGTCGGCCCGGATCGACGCCCGCGTCACCGCGTGGTTCGACCGTCACCTGAAGGGCGACCCCGGCGCGGACACCGGTCCGGTGTTCCGGGTCAGCCGTTCCGGGGGCGTCGACTCCACCGACGGCGAGGCCCGCTTGCGCGGCGCGGCGGCGGACGCCTACCCGGGGCTCACCGGCGACCCCGAACCCGTGCCGTTGACCGGGGAGGAACAGACCTTCGCCAATCCGGCCGGCGCCAACCCCCCCGCCGTCTCGGGCCTGCCCGGCCTCGGCGGCGGCGCCCTGTCCCGACTCTCCGCCCTGGGCGTCGGCGTCGCGCTGGACTTCCCCGGGCAACACGCGACCTTCACCTCGGATCCCCTCGCCGACGACCTCCGCGTCACCGGAGCGCCCGAGGTGACCGTCCGGGTGCGGTCCACCGGCGAGGACGCCGTGCTCTTCGCCAAGTTCTACGACGTCGCCCCCGACGGCGCCGGCCAGGTGCTGCCGTCCCAACTGGTCGCTCCCGTGCGGCTGGAGGGCACGGGATCGGGGCGCGAGGCCACTCTCACCCTCCCGGCGATCGACCACGAGATCGAGCGCGGCCACCGAATCCGTCTCGTCCTGGCGGCCACCGACCTCGCCTACGCCTCGCCGCTCGCCCCGGCCAGGTACACCGTCTCCCTGGCCGGTGACCTGCTCGTGCCCACCGCGCCCGGGATCACGACGGCCGCCGCCACCCTTCCGTCGTGGGTCTGGTGGCTGCCGCCGGCCGGAGCGGCGCTCGCGCTGTCCCTGGTGCTGACGGTGCGCCGGCGCGGCGCCACCCCCGCCCCGGACCTCGCCTCGGCCGAGGTCCCCTTGGAGATCACCGGGTTGAGCAAGCGCTACGCCGGCTCCGCCGACCGCTACGCGGTACGGGACCTGTCCTTCCGGGTGGATCGCGGGCAGGTGCTCGGCCTGCTCGGGCCGAACGGCGCCGGCAAGACCACGACCCTGCGCATGCTGATGGGCCTGATCCGTCCGGACGAGGGCGAGATCAGGGTCTTCGGGCACGCCGTTCGCCCCGGGGCCCCGGTGCTCTCCCGGGTCGGCGCCTTCGTCGAGGGCGCCGGCTTCCTGCCCCATCTGTCCGGCCGGGAGAACCTGGAGCTGTACTGGCGGGCGACCGGCAGGCCCGCCGAGGACGCCCATCTGACGGAGGCCTTGGAGATCGCGGGGCTCGGCGACGCCCTTGCCCGGGCCGTCCGGACGTACTCGCAGGGTATGCGGCAACGCCTGGCCATCGCCCAGGCCATGCTGGGTATGCCCGACCTGCTGATCCTCGACGAGCCCACCAACGGACTGGACCCGCCGCAGATCCGGGAGATGCGCGAGGTGATGGTCCGGTACGCGGCGGCGGGGCGCACCGTCATCGTCTCCAGCCACCTGCTGTCCGAGGTCGAGCAGTCCTGTACCCACCTGGTGGTCATGGACAGGGGCCGTCTCGTGCGGACCGGGCCGGTCGAGGAGATCGTCGGATCGGGGGACACGTTGGCGGTGCGGACGGGACGGGTCGTCGACGACGCGCTCGTGGAGGCGGTGGCCGGGCTTCCCGGTGTGGCGTCCGCCGTCGCCTCGGAGGACGGGTTGGTGGTCCGGCTCGGCGCCGACGGCTCCGCCTCCCCGCTGGTGGCCGAACTGGTTCGGCTGGGCGTGCCGGTCGAGTCGGTGGGGCCGCATCGCCGACTGGAAGACGCGTTCCTCACCCTGATCGGAGGCCCCTCATGA
- a CDS encoding ABC transporter permease translates to MEGAAPPRSAAPGYRPARTLPLRVEAVRQLKRRRTLVMGAVLAALPFVLVAAFAIGGDPGGRGDRITLMDTATASGANFAAVTLFVSAGFLLVIPVALFCGDTVASEASWSSLRYLLAAPVPRARLLASKLIVGLGSSLAAIVLLPSVALAVGTLAYGWGPLALPTGGSLDAATAVGRLAVAVGYVLVSQLVTAGLAFWLSTRTDAPLGAVGGAVGLTIVGNVLDAVTALGDWRHFLPAHWQFAWADALQPRPEWSGMIQGSVLSSTYALVLFALAFRGFARKDVVS, encoded by the coding sequence GTGGAAGGTGCCGCTCCGCCGCGGTCGGCGGCGCCCGGCTACCGACCGGCGCGGACGCTTCCCCTTCGGGTGGAGGCGGTCCGTCAGCTCAAGAGACGCCGCACCCTGGTGATGGGCGCGGTGCTCGCCGCTCTGCCCTTCGTCCTGGTGGCCGCCTTCGCGATCGGCGGAGACCCGGGGGGCCGGGGCGACCGGATCACGCTGATGGACACGGCCACCGCCTCGGGAGCCAACTTCGCCGCGGTGACCCTGTTCGTCTCGGCCGGGTTCCTGCTCGTCATCCCGGTGGCGCTGTTCTGCGGCGACACCGTGGCCTCCGAGGCGAGCTGGTCCTCGCTGCGCTATCTGCTGGCCGCCCCGGTGCCACGTGCCCGACTGCTGGCCTCCAAGCTGATCGTCGGCCTGGGGTCGAGTCTTGCCGCCATCGTGCTGCTGCCGTCGGTCGCCCTCGCCGTGGGCACCCTCGCCTACGGCTGGGGTCCCCTGGCGCTCCCCACCGGCGGCTCGCTCGACGCGGCCACGGCGGTGGGACGGCTCGCCGTCGCCGTCGGCTACGTCCTGGTGTCCCAGCTGGTGACCGCCGGGCTTGCCTTCTGGCTGTCGACCAGGACGGACGCGCCGCTGGGGGCGGTCGGTGGCGCCGTGGGCCTGACCATCGTCGGCAATGTGCTCGACGCGGTGACGGCGCTCGGGGACTGGCGTCATTTCCTGCCCGCGCACTGGCAGTTCGCGTGGGCCGACGCCCTGCAGCCCCGGCCGGAGTGGTCCGGAATGATCCAGGGTTCCGTGCTCTCCTCGACCTATGCCCTGGTGTTGTTCGCCCTGGCCTTCCGGGGTTTCGCCAGGAAGGACGTCGTGTCCTAG
- a CDS encoding rodlin, giving the protein MIKKLVATTAIAASVVGASAAAAPQALAIGDDSGPTVANGDGAQQYFGNSTTYGHMSPQMALIQGSFNKPCIAVSDIPVAAGALIPVQDIPILSDDLNQQCTENSTQAKRDGALAHLLEDVSILSSNTEG; this is encoded by the coding sequence ATGATCAAGAAGCTTGTTGCCACCACGGCGATCGCCGCCTCCGTCGTCGGCGCCTCCGCCGCCGCGGCTCCGCAGGCGCTCGCGATCGGCGACGACAGCGGCCCGACGGTCGCGAACGGCGACGGCGCCCAGCAGTACTTCGGCAACTCCACCACGTACGGCCACATGAGCCCGCAGATGGCCCTCATCCAGGGATCCTTCAACAAGCCCTGCATCGCGGTGTCGGACATCCCGGTCGCGGCCGGCGCGCTCATCCCGGTCCAGGACATCCCGATTCTCTCGGACGACCTGAACCAGCAGTGCACCGAGAACTCCACCCAGGCCAAGCGGGACGGCGCGCTGGCCCACCTGCTGGAGGACGTCTCGATCCTCTCCTCGAACACCGAGGGCTGA
- the rdlA gene encoding rodlin RdlA has product MLKKAMVGAAAAASVIGMSVAAAPTALAVGDDNGPTVANGNSATSAFGNSSTSGDMSPQMSLVDGSLNKPCLGVEDVNAAVVNLVPVQDVNVLSDDLSQQCADNSTQAKRDGALSHILEDLSVLSANTG; this is encoded by the coding sequence GTGCTCAAGAAGGCAATGGTCGGCGCGGCAGCCGCGGCTTCCGTCATCGGAATGTCGGTGGCGGCTGCTCCGACGGCGCTTGCCGTCGGGGACGACAACGGTCCGACGGTGGCCAACGGCAACAGTGCCACCTCGGCGTTCGGGAACTCGTCGACCAGCGGTGACATGAGCCCGCAGATGTCACTGGTGGACGGCTCGCTGAACAAGCCGTGCCTCGGTGTCGAGGACGTCAACGCCGCTGTGGTCAACCTCGTTCCGGTCCAGGACGTGAACGTCCTCTCGGACGACCTGAGCCAGCAGTGCGCCGACAACTCGACCCAGGCCAAGCGCGACGGTGCGCTGTCGCACATCCTGGAGGACCTCTCGGTCCTGTCGGCCAACACCGGCTGA